In one Microtus ochrogaster isolate Prairie Vole_2 chromosome 6 unlocalized genomic scaffold, MicOch1.0 chr6_random_2, whole genome shotgun sequence genomic region, the following are encoded:
- the Mettl18 gene encoding histidine protein methyltransferase 1 homolog: MAFQFNFSIEEDVENKLTPLGDETLTLDSSKEPPVSKSQNGKQERKCSAEQSDLLPGGLWESSMGNAASSEDTDSAADGSGDPEACEKRLFLRVAKEHAMPKDLNQVLENTVTEMLPCPHVNIAVVKTVLLKEKFPGENIISKSFSSHSDLIPGVYEGGLKIWECTFDLLSYFSKAKVTFAGQKVLDLGCGSGLLGITASKGGAIEVHFQDYNSLVIDEVTLPNVVANFPLQDEGNDVNEPEGKRQRKSKTAQETCKCRFFSGEWSEFCKLVLSEKLFAKYDLILTSETIYNPDYYSALHETFLRLLSRNGRVLLASKAHYFGVGGGAHLFQKFVEERNVFETKTLEIIDEGLKRVLIEITFKNPS, translated from the coding sequence ATGGCCTTTCAATTCAACTTTAGTATAGAAGAGgatgtagaaaataaattaacacCCCTTGGAGATGAAACTTTGACCCTGGATTCATCAAAAGAACCACCGGTCTCCAAAAGTCAAAACggaaagcaggaaagaaagtGTTCTGCAGAACAGTCAGACTTGCTTCCCGGTGGCTTGTGGGAATCCTCGATGGGAAATGCAGCTTCCTCTGAAGACACAGACAGTGCAGCTGATGGGTCAGGTGACCCGGAAGCATGTGAAAAACGGCTCTTCTTGAGAGTTGCTAAAGAACATGCTATGCCTAAAGATTTAAATCAAGTCTTAGAAAATACGGTTACGGAAATGTTGCCTTGTCCCCATGTCAACATAGCGGTAGTGAAAACTGTCTTGTTGAAAGAGAAATTCCCTGGAGAAAACATCATTTCAAAAagcttttcttctcattctgaTCTGATTCCAGGTGTCTATGAAGGAGGCTTGAAAATCTGGGAGTGTACTTTTGACCTCTTGTCTTACTTCTCAAAGGCCAAAGTGACATTTGCTGGGCAAAAAGTGTTGGATCTTGGGTGTGGATCGGGATTGCTTGGAATAACTGCATCCAAAGGAGGAGCTATCGAAGTTCATTTTCAAGATTATAACAGTCTGGTGATCGACGAAGTGACCTTGCCTAATGTAGTCGCTAACTTCCCTTTGCAAGATGAGGGCAATGACGTAAATGAGCCAGAAGGGAAAAGACAAAGGAAGTCAAAAACAGCCCAAGAAACATGTAAATGTCGGTTTTTCTCTGGGGAGTGGTCTGAGTTCTGTAAGCTTGTATTAAGTGAAAAACTCTTTGCAAAATATGACCTCATTCTCACCTCAGAAACCATTTATAATCCAGATTATTACAGCGCTTTGCATGAAACGTTCCTCAGACTGTTGAGTAGGAATGGCCGGGTGCTTCTGGCCAGCAAAGCACATTAttttggtgttggtggtggtgctcaTCTCTTTCAGAAGTTTGTAGAAGAAAGGAATGTATTTGAGACTAAAACACTTGAAATAATTGATGAGGGTCTCAAGAGGGTCCTAATTGAAATTACTTTTAAGAATCCCAGTTAA